One genomic region from Streptomyces sp. Li-HN-5-11 encodes:
- the iolD gene encoding 3D-(3,5/4)-trihydroxycyclohexane-1,2-dione acylhydrolase (decyclizing) — protein sequence MSQSTTRLTVAQALVRFLSAQYTERDGARHRLIAGTWGIFGHGNVAGLGQALLEAGEETMPYHQGRNEQAMVHAAVGYARQLNRLSAQAVTTSIGPGATNLVTGAALATINRLPVLLLPGDYFASHAPDPLLQQLEHPVEADVSVNDTLRPVSRYFDRITRPEALIPSALNAMRVLADPAETGAVTLALPQDVQAEAYDWPEEFFAERVWRVRRPAPDPVELAAAARAIRSAERPLIVAGGGVHHSEAEEALKALADATGIPVASTQAGKGSLRHDHPADLGGIGHTGTAVSDDLARTADLVIGVGTRYTDFTTASGTLFQSPGVRFVNLNIAAFDAHKLAATTLVCDARAGLTALTGALAGHRVDAAYEAGYRAGKERWERVVEAAYRADDDSAVPTQTQVLGALDAVVGDDDVVINAAGSLPGDLHKLWRARSPRQYHLEYGYSCMGYEIPAGIGVQQAAPDTPVWSLVGDGTYLMMPTEIVTAVQEGLPVNLVLIQNHGYASIGGLSETVGGERFGTAYRYRADDGTFTGAPLPVDLAANAGSLGMEVLRAKTVRELREALAAARASDRPTCVYVETDPAATAPPAEAWWDVPVAETASRQAAVQAREVYDRHVADRRRHL from the coding sequence ATGAGCCAGTCCACCACCCGCCTGACGGTCGCCCAGGCGCTGGTGCGGTTCCTCTCCGCCCAGTACACCGAGCGGGACGGCGCACGGCACCGGCTGATCGCCGGCACCTGGGGCATCTTCGGCCACGGCAACGTGGCCGGCCTCGGGCAGGCGCTCCTGGAGGCGGGCGAGGAGACGATGCCGTACCACCAGGGCCGCAACGAGCAGGCGATGGTGCACGCGGCGGTCGGCTACGCTCGTCAGCTCAACCGCCTGTCCGCTCAGGCGGTCACGACGTCGATCGGCCCCGGTGCCACGAACCTGGTCACCGGAGCCGCGCTGGCCACCATCAACCGCCTGCCGGTCCTCCTGCTGCCCGGCGACTACTTCGCCTCGCACGCCCCGGACCCGCTGCTGCAGCAGCTGGAGCACCCGGTGGAGGCCGACGTGTCCGTCAACGACACCCTGCGGCCCGTCTCCCGCTACTTCGACCGCATCACCCGTCCCGAGGCCCTGATCCCGTCCGCCCTCAACGCCATGCGCGTACTCGCGGACCCGGCCGAGACCGGTGCGGTGACGCTGGCCCTCCCCCAGGACGTCCAGGCGGAGGCGTACGACTGGCCGGAGGAGTTCTTCGCCGAACGCGTCTGGCGTGTACGGCGTCCCGCGCCCGACCCGGTCGAGCTGGCGGCGGCGGCCCGGGCGATCCGGTCGGCCGAGCGCCCCCTGATCGTCGCCGGCGGCGGCGTCCACCACAGCGAGGCCGAGGAGGCGCTGAAGGCGCTGGCCGACGCCACCGGAATCCCCGTCGCCTCCACCCAGGCGGGCAAGGGCTCCCTGCGCCACGACCACCCGGCCGACCTCGGCGGCATCGGGCACACCGGCACCGCCGTCAGCGACGACCTCGCGCGCACCGCGGACCTGGTCATCGGGGTCGGCACCCGTTACACCGACTTCACCACGGCTTCCGGCACCCTCTTCCAGAGCCCCGGCGTCCGCTTCGTCAACCTCAACATCGCCGCGTTCGACGCCCACAAGCTGGCCGCAACGACCCTCGTCTGCGACGCCCGGGCCGGGCTCACCGCGCTCACCGGGGCGCTGGCCGGGCACCGCGTGGACGCCGCCTACGAGGCCGGGTACCGGGCGGGCAAGGAGCGCTGGGAGCGGGTGGTCGAGGCGGCCTACCGCGCCGACGACGACAGCGCCGTACCGACCCAGACGCAGGTGCTCGGCGCGCTGGACGCGGTCGTCGGCGACGACGACGTGGTGATCAACGCGGCGGGTTCGCTCCCGGGCGACCTGCACAAGCTGTGGCGGGCCCGCTCGCCGCGCCAGTACCACCTGGAGTACGGCTACTCCTGCATGGGCTACGAGATCCCGGCCGGGATCGGCGTCCAGCAGGCCGCGCCGGACACGCCCGTCTGGTCGCTGGTGGGCGACGGCACCTACCTGATGATGCCGACGGAGATCGTCACCGCCGTCCAGGAGGGCCTGCCCGTCAACCTGGTGCTGATCCAGAACCACGGGTACGCCTCCATCGGCGGCCTCTCCGAGACGGTGGGCGGCGAACGCTTCGGCACCGCCTACCGCTACCGGGCCGACGACGGCACCTTCACCGGGGCCCCGCTCCCCGTGGACCTGGCCGCCAACGCCGGCAGTCTCGGCATGGAGGTGCTGCGCGCCAAGACCGTGCGGGAGCTGCGCGAGGCGCTCGCCGCCGCCCGGGCCTCCGACCGGCCGACCTGCGTGTACGTCGAGACCGACCCGGCCGCGACCGCTCCCCCGGCAGAGGCCTGGTGGGACGTGCCGGTCGCCGAGACCGCCTCCCGTCAAGCCGCCGTCCAGGCCAGGGAGGTCTACGACCGCCACGTCGCCGACCGCCGCCGCCACCTCTGA
- the iolB gene encoding 5-deoxy-glucuronate isomerase, with protein MTSPHHLPAGKALGGPYVVDVTPESAGWGYSSLRVLELPPGGSHTFDTGDSEWIVLPLSGGCTVAAADDFGHDTFELTGRDSVFSGVTDFAYVPRDARATVTSAGGGRFALTGARCARRLPARYGPAAAVPVELRGTGSCSRQVNNFGAAGVFDCDKLIAVEVVTPGGNWSSFPPHKHDEHRPGEESVLEEIYYFEFAAHHGVPGLGYQRVSPSGPGRDTDVLAEVRGGDVVLIPDGWHGPSMAVPGHHMYYLNVMAGPEAERAWLICDHPDHAWIRGTWPDQPVDPRLPLYTAPSQ; from the coding sequence ATGACCAGCCCCCACCACCTGCCCGCCGGCAAGGCCCTCGGCGGCCCCTACGTCGTCGACGTCACCCCCGAGTCCGCCGGCTGGGGCTACTCCAGCCTCCGCGTCCTGGAACTGCCGCCCGGCGGCTCGCACACCTTCGACACCGGTGACAGCGAGTGGATCGTGCTGCCTCTGTCCGGCGGCTGCACCGTGGCCGCGGCGGACGACTTCGGCCACGACACCTTCGAGCTGACCGGCCGCGACAGCGTCTTCAGCGGCGTCACCGACTTCGCGTACGTGCCCCGCGACGCCCGCGCCACCGTCACGTCGGCCGGCGGCGGACGGTTCGCGCTCACCGGCGCCCGCTGCGCCCGGCGCCTGCCGGCCCGCTACGGACCGGCAGCCGCGGTGCCCGTCGAACTGCGCGGCACCGGCAGCTGCTCGCGCCAGGTCAACAACTTCGGCGCGGCCGGCGTCTTCGACTGCGACAAGCTGATCGCCGTGGAGGTCGTCACCCCCGGTGGCAACTGGTCCTCCTTCCCGCCGCACAAGCACGACGAGCACCGGCCGGGCGAGGAATCGGTCCTCGAGGAGATCTACTACTTCGAGTTCGCCGCCCACCACGGCGTTCCCGGCCTCGGCTACCAGCGGGTCTCCCCCTCGGGACCGGGCCGGGACACGGACGTGCTGGCCGAGGTGCGCGGCGGCGACGTGGTCCTGATCCCGGACGGCTGGCACGGGCCGTCGATGGCCGTGCCCGGCCACCACATGTACTACCTCAACGTCATGGCCGGCCCGGAGGCCGAACGCGCCTGGCTGATCTGCGACCACCCCGACCACGCCTGGATCCGCGGCACCTGGCCGGATCAGCCGGTCGACCCCCGCCTCCCCCTCTACACCGCTCCTTCCCAGTGA
- a CDS encoding deoxyribose-phosphate aldolase, with amino-acid sequence MSVSIPDLTAVRARHPEAVAEAAARRVRRPLIGDSGRLMIVAADHPARGALGVGDRRLAMANRADLLERLCVALSRPGVDGVLATADILEDLLLLGVLDGKVVMGSMNRGGLAGASFEMDDRFTGHRARDIARLRFDAGKLLLRIDYDDPGSLTTLESTARAVDEMAELRLPIFVEPFLSRRVDGRVVNDLSAEAVTRSIAIASGLGGTSAYTWLKLPVTEDPDDMAEVLETSTLPAVLLGGEVGEDQEGAYERWRKALRHPTVQGLVVGRSLLYPAEGSVETAVDTAVGLL; translated from the coding sequence TTGAGCGTCAGCATCCCCGACCTCACCGCGGTCAGAGCCCGGCACCCCGAGGCCGTCGCCGAGGCGGCCGCCCGCCGGGTGCGCCGCCCGCTGATCGGCGACAGCGGCCGGCTGATGATCGTGGCCGCCGACCACCCCGCGCGCGGCGCGCTCGGTGTGGGAGACCGCAGACTCGCCATGGCCAACCGCGCCGACCTGCTCGAGCGCCTGTGCGTCGCGCTGTCGCGGCCGGGCGTGGACGGAGTGCTCGCCACCGCGGACATCCTGGAGGACCTGCTGCTCCTCGGGGTGCTCGACGGCAAGGTCGTCATGGGCTCCATGAACCGCGGCGGGCTGGCGGGCGCCTCCTTCGAGATGGACGACCGCTTCACCGGCCACCGCGCCCGGGACATCGCCCGGCTCCGCTTCGACGCGGGCAAGCTGCTGCTGCGCATCGACTACGACGACCCGGGCTCCCTCACCACCCTGGAGTCCACCGCGCGGGCCGTCGACGAGATGGCCGAGCTGCGGCTGCCGATATTCGTCGAGCCGTTCCTCTCCCGCCGCGTCGACGGCAGGGTCGTCAACGACCTGTCCGCCGAGGCCGTCACCCGTTCCATCGCCATCGCCTCCGGCCTGGGCGGCACGTCCGCCTACACCTGGCTGAAGCTGCCCGTCACCGAGGATCCCGACGACATGGCCGAGGTGCTGGAGACCTCCACGCTGCCCGCCGTGCTGCTCGGCGGCGAGGTCGGCGAGGACCAGGAGGGCGCCTACGAACGCTGGCGCAAGGCCCTGCGGCACCCCACCGTCCAGGGCCTGGTCGTCGGCCGCTCCCTGCTGTACCCGGCCGAGGGCAGCGTCGAGACCGCGGTCGACACGGCCGTGGGCCTGCTGTGA
- the iolC gene encoding 5-dehydro-2-deoxygluconokinase, with product MAEPTESSFDLITMGRIGVDLYPLQSGVPLTRVDTFGKFLGGSAANVAVAAARLGRSTAVITRTGDDPFGAYLHQALKEFGVDDRWVTPVQAYPTPVTFCEIFPPDDFPLYFYRRPKAPDLEIHTDELDFFAVRAARIFWITGTGLSEEPSRSATLAALKARDKAGTTVFDLDWRPMFWTDPEEARPYYAEALRHATVAVGNLDECEVATGVREPHACAEALLEAGVELAVVKQGPKGVLAVHRNGTRAEVPPVPVEVVNGLGAGDAFGGSLCHGLLSGWDLTTTMRYANAAGALVASRLACSSAMPTEAEVDDLLARATA from the coding sequence ATGGCTGAGCCTACTGAGTCCAGCTTCGACCTGATCACGATGGGCCGGATAGGAGTCGATCTCTACCCGCTGCAGTCGGGCGTACCCCTGACGCGGGTGGACACCTTCGGCAAGTTCCTCGGTGGCTCGGCGGCCAACGTGGCCGTCGCAGCGGCCCGGCTCGGCCGTTCCACCGCGGTGATCACCCGCACCGGCGACGACCCCTTCGGGGCCTATCTGCACCAGGCTCTGAAGGAGTTCGGCGTGGACGACCGCTGGGTCACGCCGGTCCAGGCGTACCCCACCCCCGTGACCTTCTGCGAGATCTTCCCGCCGGACGACTTCCCGCTGTACTTCTACCGCCGGCCCAAGGCCCCCGACCTGGAGATCCACACCGACGAGCTGGACTTCTTCGCCGTCCGCGCGGCCCGGATCTTCTGGATCACCGGCACCGGCCTGAGCGAGGAACCGAGCCGCTCCGCCACCCTCGCCGCCCTCAAGGCGCGCGACAAGGCCGGCACCACCGTGTTCGACCTCGACTGGCGGCCCATGTTCTGGACGGACCCCGAGGAGGCCCGCCCGTACTACGCCGAGGCACTGCGGCACGCGACGGTGGCCGTCGGCAACCTGGACGAGTGCGAGGTCGCCACCGGCGTGCGCGAGCCCCACGCCTGCGCGGAGGCACTGCTGGAGGCGGGCGTCGAGCTCGCCGTCGTCAAGCAGGGCCCCAAGGGAGTGCTGGCGGTGCACCGGAACGGCACCCGTGCCGAGGTGCCGCCGGTGCCCGTGGAGGTCGTCAACGGTCTCGGCGCGGGGGACGCCTTCGGCGGCTCGCTGTGCCACGGGCTGCTGTCCGGCTGGGACCTGACGACGACCATGCGGTACGCCAACGCGGCCGGCGCCCTCGTCGCCTCCCGCCTCGCCTGCTCCTCCGCGATGCCCACCGAGGCGGAGGTCGACGACCTCCTCGCGCGAGCCACTGCCTGA
- a CDS encoding sugar ABC transporter substrate-binding protein, whose translation MDRSSRSRRFAPVVAVAAAAALTLAGCSSSSGGKKSEEGGGAASAGKATTPRMTVALVTHQAPGDTFWDIVRKGAEAAAAKDNIKLVYSADPNAGNQANLVQNAVDQKVDGIAVTLAKPDALKSVVGKAESAGIPVVGLNSGLSDWKKLGLMEFFGQDETVAGEAFGDKLNEVGAKKAVCVIQEQGNVGLTQRCDGVKKTFKGTTETLYVNGTDMSSVKSTITAKLQQDKAIDYVVTLGAPFALTAVQSASDAGSKAKIATFDLNKDLTGAIQKGTIQFAVDQQPYLQGYLAIDSLWLYKNNGNYSGGGVQPVLTGPAFVDKTNVDKVAQFAAKGTR comes from the coding sequence ATGGACCGCTCTTCTCGCTCCCGCAGATTCGCCCCCGTCGTGGCCGTTGCCGCGGCAGCGGCCCTGACCCTCGCCGGCTGCTCCAGCAGCTCGGGCGGAAAGAAGTCCGAGGAGGGCGGGGGCGCCGCCTCGGCAGGCAAAGCCACTACGCCCCGGATGACCGTCGCGCTGGTCACGCACCAGGCACCCGGCGACACGTTCTGGGACATCGTCCGCAAGGGCGCCGAGGCCGCCGCCGCCAAGGACAACATCAAGCTCGTCTACTCCGCCGACCCCAACGCCGGCAACCAGGCCAACCTGGTCCAGAACGCGGTCGACCAGAAGGTCGACGGCATCGCGGTCACCCTCGCCAAGCCGGACGCCCTCAAGAGCGTCGTCGGCAAGGCCGAGAGCGCCGGCATACCCGTGGTGGGCCTCAACTCCGGCCTGAGCGACTGGAAGAAGCTCGGCCTGATGGAGTTCTTCGGCCAGGACGAGACCGTGGCCGGCGAGGCCTTCGGCGACAAGCTCAACGAGGTCGGCGCCAAGAAGGCCGTCTGCGTGATCCAGGAGCAGGGCAACGTCGGGCTGACCCAGCGCTGCGACGGCGTGAAGAAGACGTTCAAGGGAACCACTGAGACCCTTTACGTGAACGGCACCGACATGTCGTCCGTGAAGTCGACCATCACGGCCAAGCTCCAGCAGGACAAGGCCATCGACTACGTGGTCACGCTCGGCGCCCCCTTCGCGCTGACCGCTGTTCAGTCGGCGTCCGACGCGGGCAGCAAGGCGAAGATCGCGACCTTCGACCTGAACAAGGACCTGACCGGAGCCATCCAGAAGGGCACGATCCAGTTCGCTGTCGACCAGCAGCCCTACCTGCAGGGTTACCTGGCGATCGACTCCCTGTGGCTCTACAAGAACAACGGCAACTACAGCGGCGGCGGTGTGCAGCCCGTGCTGACCGGCCCGGCCTTCGTCGACAAGACCAACGTCGACAAGGTCGCGCAGTTCGCCGCGAAGGGCACCCGGTGA
- a CDS encoding ABC transporter permease codes for MDMTQQAAPAVGTPPAPGAKQTDGRTARRPLALRLLARPEVGVFLGAVAVFVFFFAAAPSVRQGSSMATIFYQSSTIGIMALPVALLMIGGEFDLSAGVAVITSALTAAMLSYQLTLNVWAGVIVALIVSLGIGAFNGWLLVKTGLPSFLVTLGTFLILQGVNLAVTKLVTGNVATDDISNMDGFDQAKKIFASSFDVGGVQVKITVVWWLVFAAIATWVLLRTKYGNWIFAVGGNKESARAVGVPVTFTKISLFMLVGFGAWFVGMHQLFSFNTVQSGEGVGQELIYIAAAVIGGCLLTGGSGSAIGPVFGAFMFGMVNQGIVYAGWNPDWFKAFLGVMLLGAVLINLWVQRTATRR; via the coding sequence ATCGACATGACCCAGCAGGCCGCGCCGGCGGTGGGAACACCGCCGGCCCCCGGCGCCAAGCAGACCGACGGCAGGACGGCCCGGCGCCCGCTCGCGCTACGGCTGCTCGCCCGTCCGGAGGTCGGCGTCTTCCTCGGCGCCGTCGCCGTGTTCGTCTTCTTCTTCGCCGCGGCGCCCTCGGTCCGCCAGGGCAGCTCGATGGCGACGATCTTCTACCAGTCGTCCACCATCGGGATCATGGCGCTGCCGGTGGCGCTGCTGATGATCGGCGGCGAGTTCGACCTGTCGGCCGGCGTCGCCGTGATCACCTCCGCGCTGACCGCGGCCATGCTCAGTTACCAGCTCACCCTGAACGTGTGGGCCGGCGTGATCGTCGCGCTCATCGTGTCCCTCGGGATCGGGGCCTTCAACGGCTGGCTGCTGGTGAAGACGGGCTTGCCGAGCTTCCTCGTCACCCTGGGCACCTTCCTGATCCTGCAGGGCGTGAACCTGGCGGTGACCAAGCTGGTCACCGGCAACGTGGCGACCGACGACATCAGCAACATGGACGGCTTCGACCAGGCCAAGAAGATCTTCGCCTCCTCGTTCGACGTCGGCGGAGTCCAGGTGAAGATCACCGTCGTGTGGTGGCTCGTCTTCGCGGCGATCGCCACGTGGGTGCTGCTGCGCACCAAGTACGGCAACTGGATCTTCGCAGTCGGCGGCAACAAGGAGAGCGCGCGGGCCGTCGGTGTCCCGGTGACCTTCACCAAGATCTCGCTGTTCATGCTGGTCGGCTTCGGCGCCTGGTTCGTGGGCATGCACCAGCTGTTCTCCTTCAACACGGTGCAGTCCGGCGAGGGCGTCGGCCAGGAGCTGATCTACATCGCCGCGGCCGTCATCGGCGGCTGTCTGCTCACCGGTGGCTCGGGCTCGGCGATCGGCCCGGTCTTCGGCGCCTTCATGTTCGGCATGGTGAACCAGGGCATCGTCTACGCCGGCTGGAACCCCGACTGGTTCAAGGCCTTCCTCGGCGTGATGCTCCTCGGCGCCGTCCTCATCAACCTGTGGGTCCAGCGCACGGCGACCAGGAGGTGA
- a CDS encoding ATP-binding cassette domain-containing protein has product MTTDRTGTHGAILADTPPEDARPLVELRAAGKSYGNIRALHGVNLAVHPGKVTCVLGDNGAGKSTLIKIISGLHQHTEGEFLVDGAPVRFSTPREALDRGIATVYQDLATVPLMPVWRNFFLGSEMTKGPWPVRRLDIARMKATADEELRNMGIVLDDLEQPIGTLSGGQRQCVAIARAVYFGARVLILDEPTAALGVKQSGVVLKYIAAARDRGLGVIFITHNPHHAYMVGDHFSVLRLGTMELSADRSEVSLEELTNHMAGGTELAALKHELAQVRGVDVDELPEAGDLTAPVQSSSEGNP; this is encoded by the coding sequence ATGACGACCGACAGGACCGGAACCCACGGCGCCATCCTCGCGGACACCCCGCCCGAGGACGCGCGGCCCCTCGTCGAACTGCGGGCGGCCGGCAAGAGCTACGGCAACATCCGCGCCCTGCACGGCGTGAACCTGGCCGTGCACCCCGGCAAGGTGACCTGTGTCCTCGGTGACAACGGCGCCGGCAAGTCCACCCTCATCAAGATCATCTCCGGGCTGCACCAGCACACCGAGGGCGAGTTCCTCGTCGACGGCGCCCCGGTGCGCTTCTCCACCCCGCGCGAGGCCCTCGACCGCGGTATCGCCACCGTCTACCAGGACCTGGCGACCGTCCCGCTGATGCCGGTGTGGCGCAACTTCTTCCTCGGCTCCGAGATGACCAAGGGACCCTGGCCCGTGCGCCGCCTCGACATCGCCCGCATGAAGGCGACCGCGGACGAGGAACTGCGCAACATGGGCATCGTCCTGGACGACCTCGAACAGCCCATCGGCACCCTCTCCGGCGGCCAGCGCCAGTGCGTGGCCATCGCCCGCGCCGTCTACTTCGGCGCCCGCGTCCTCATCCTGGACGAGCCCACCGCCGCCCTCGGCGTGAAGCAGTCCGGTGTGGTGCTGAAGTACATCGCCGCCGCCCGCGACCGCGGCCTCGGCGTCATCTTCATCACCCACAACCCCCACCACGCCTACATGGTCGGCGACCACTTCAGCGTGCTGCGACTGGGCACCATGGAACTGTCCGCCGACCGCAGCGAGGTCAGCCTCGAGGAGCTGACCAACCACATGGCCGGCGGCACCGAACTCGCGGCCCTCAAGCACGAGTTGGCCCAGGTCCGCGGAGTCGACGTCGACGAGCTCCCCGAAGCGGGAGATCTCACCGCACCCGTACAGTCCTCGTCCGAAGGGAACCCCTGA
- a CDS encoding sugar phosphate isomerase/epimerase has translation MPSALDRIRVGSAPDSWGVWFPDDPQQVPWERFLDEVAEAGYSWIELGPYGYLPTDPARLTDEVTRRNLKVSAGTVFTGLHRGPAVWESTWEHVSQVAALTQAMGAGHLVVIPSFWRDDKTAEILEPPELTAEQWAHLTKGMERLGHEVKEAYGLDIVVHPHADTHIDTEAHVERFLDSTDSELVNLCLDTGHYAYCGGDSVKLIETYGERIGYLHLKQVDPEILADVVANEVPFGPAVQRGVMCEPPSGVPELEPVLVAAQKLGVELFAIVEQDMYPCEPDKPLPIAVRTRKFLRSCGA, from the coding sequence ATGCCCTCTGCGCTGGACCGCATCCGGGTCGGCTCGGCCCCCGACTCCTGGGGAGTCTGGTTCCCCGACGACCCGCAGCAGGTGCCCTGGGAACGCTTCCTCGACGAGGTCGCCGAGGCGGGCTACTCCTGGATCGAACTCGGGCCCTACGGCTACCTGCCCACCGACCCGGCCCGCCTCACCGACGAGGTGACCAGGCGGAACCTGAAGGTCTCCGCGGGCACGGTCTTCACCGGCCTGCACCGCGGCCCGGCCGTGTGGGAGTCCACCTGGGAGCACGTCAGCCAGGTCGCCGCGCTGACCCAGGCGATGGGCGCGGGCCACCTGGTCGTCATCCCCTCCTTCTGGCGCGACGACAAGACCGCCGAGATCCTGGAGCCGCCGGAGCTCACGGCCGAGCAGTGGGCCCACCTCACCAAGGGCATGGAACGGCTCGGCCACGAGGTGAAGGAGGCGTACGGCCTCGACATCGTCGTGCACCCGCACGCCGACACGCACATCGACACCGAGGCGCACGTCGAGCGCTTCCTGGACTCCACCGACTCCGAACTGGTCAACCTGTGCCTGGACACCGGGCACTACGCCTACTGCGGCGGCGACAGCGTCAAGCTGATCGAGACCTACGGCGAGCGCATCGGCTATCTGCACCTCAAGCAGGTCGACCCGGAGATCCTCGCCGACGTGGTGGCGAACGAGGTGCCGTTCGGGCCCGCCGTCCAGCGCGGCGTGATGTGCGAACCGCCGTCCGGCGTGCCGGAGCTGGAGCCGGTTCTGGTGGCGGCGCAGAAGCTGGGCGTGGAGCTGTTCGCGATCGTGGAGCAGGACATGTACCCCTGCGAGCCGGACAAGCCGCTGCCCATCGCGGTGCGCACCCGCAAGTTCCTGAGGTCCTGCGGCGCCTGA
- a CDS encoding Gfo/Idh/MocA family oxidoreductase — MARQSMLRVAVVGAGRMGADHVRRIQEVISGARVTAVVDVDAERAKAVAARVDGCTAYTDPVVAMAAADVDAVLVASPGPAHEAALLAAFARDLPVLCEKPLTPDAASALRVLEAEQKLGRRRVQVGFMRRYDAEYTKLARLLGTGQLGRPLLVHHRHRNVASPPGWTSDMLITDSVAHEIDVTRWLLGQEITAVTVLRPSPTANAPDDLQDPQLVVLETAGGAIADVEIFVNCGFGYQVQAEVVCERGTARVGDGHAMVTHMAGRWGGTIAQDYLERFAAAYDREVQAWVDTTRRGEVTGPSAWDGYAAAAACEAGVRALTDGVRTEVELAERPPLYG; from the coding sequence ATGGCACGGCAATCGATGCTCCGCGTCGCCGTCGTCGGCGCGGGCCGGATGGGCGCCGACCATGTGCGCCGTATCCAGGAGGTCATCAGCGGGGCGCGGGTGACCGCCGTCGTGGACGTCGACGCGGAGCGGGCCAAGGCCGTCGCCGCCCGCGTCGACGGCTGCACCGCGTACACCGACCCGGTCGTCGCGATGGCGGCGGCCGACGTCGACGCGGTGCTCGTCGCCTCGCCGGGCCCGGCCCACGAGGCGGCGCTCCTGGCGGCGTTCGCCCGCGACCTGCCGGTGCTCTGCGAGAAGCCGCTCACCCCGGACGCCGCGTCGGCGCTGCGCGTGCTGGAAGCCGAGCAGAAGCTGGGCCGGCGCCGCGTCCAGGTCGGCTTCATGCGGCGCTACGACGCCGAGTACACGAAGCTCGCGCGGCTGCTGGGCACGGGCCAGCTGGGCCGCCCCCTGCTGGTGCACCACCGCCACCGCAACGTGGCCAGCCCGCCCGGCTGGACCAGCGACATGCTGATCACCGACTCGGTGGCGCACGAGATCGACGTGACCCGCTGGCTGCTGGGCCAGGAGATCACGGCGGTGACCGTGCTCCGCCCGTCCCCGACGGCGAACGCCCCCGACGACCTGCAGGACCCGCAGCTCGTCGTCCTCGAGACGGCCGGCGGCGCGATCGCCGACGTCGAGATCTTCGTCAACTGCGGCTTCGGCTACCAGGTCCAGGCGGAGGTCGTGTGCGAGCGCGGCACGGCCCGCGTCGGCGACGGCCACGCCATGGTCACCCACATGGCAGGCCGCTGGGGCGGCACCATCGCCCAGGACTACCTCGAACGCTTCGCGGCGGCCTACGACCGCGAGGTGCAGGCCTGGGTCGACACCACCCGCCGCGGCGAGGTCACCGGCCCCAGCGCCTGGGACGGCTACGCCGCGGCGGCCGCCTGCGAGGCAGGCGTACGGGCCCTGACCGACGGCGTCCGTACCGAGGTGGAACTGGCCGAACGACCGCCGCTGTACGGCTGA
- a CDS encoding GPP34 family phosphoprotein, translating into MSTPRDLMIVALDVAPSRPLERGDLSLALAGAEAYDLLRAEALTLDGERIVPRRKPDLEDRLLDEAAGSLVRQMPYESLADWLWRRGRGLASVYLAALEDEGQVTWERSRWLPFRSGRTVLSDTGARRRAAYRWAADEPVLLALAAAVGIREEIAGAEPGVGDDAVLTVLAAVHDAVMELEAVRQRRAIEEAAFANVWRGA; encoded by the coding sequence ATGAGCACACCGCGTGACCTGATGATCGTCGCCCTGGACGTCGCACCGAGCCGCCCCCTGGAACGCGGTGACCTGTCGCTGGCCCTGGCCGGGGCCGAGGCGTACGACCTGCTGCGCGCCGAAGCGCTCACGCTCGACGGCGAGCGCATCGTGCCGCGCCGGAAGCCGGACCTGGAGGACCGGCTGCTGGACGAGGCCGCCGGCTCGCTGGTCCGGCAGATGCCGTACGAATCGCTGGCGGACTGGCTCTGGCGTCGCGGGCGCGGCCTGGCGTCGGTCTATCTGGCCGCCCTGGAGGACGAGGGGCAGGTCACCTGGGAGCGCAGCCGCTGGCTGCCCTTCCGCAGCGGGCGCACCGTGCTGAGCGACACCGGGGCGCGCCGGCGCGCGGCCTACCGCTGGGCGGCGGACGAACCGGTGCTCCTCGCACTGGCGGCGGCCGTCGGGATCCGCGAGGAGATCGCGGGAGCCGAACCCGGGGTCGGCGACGACGCCGTCCTCACCGTGCTCGCCGCCGTCCACGACGCGGTGATGGAGCTGGAGGCCGTACGCCAGCGGCGGGCCATCGAGGAGGCGGCCTTCGCGAACGTCTGGCGGGGCGCCTGA